One genomic window of Azospirillum sp. TSH58 includes the following:
- a CDS encoding DUF882 domain-containing protein: MRIGLATAAAGMVMAPEVSEAALRAPPRQLVLLNLHTGERVRAEYWSKGRYQRDGLREINHLLRDHRTGAVHPIDPKLLDLLHALTRKVGSKTPVHIISGYRSPESNAWLREQDGSGVAQNSFHMQGKAIDLRVPGLPLRTLQRAALSLRGGGVGYYPESNFVHVDVGPKRQWAS; encoded by the coding sequence TTGCGCATCGGTCTGGCGACGGCCGCCGCCGGGATGGTGATGGCTCCGGAGGTGTCGGAGGCGGCGCTGCGCGCCCCGCCGCGGCAATTGGTCCTGCTCAACCTCCACACCGGCGAACGGGTGCGCGCGGAGTACTGGTCCAAGGGACGCTACCAGCGCGACGGGCTGCGCGAGATCAACCACCTGCTGCGCGACCATCGCACCGGGGCGGTTCATCCCATCGACCCGAAGCTATTGGACCTGCTGCACGCGCTGACCCGCAAGGTCGGCAGCAAGACGCCGGTTCACATCATCTCCGGTTACCGCTCCCCCGAATCCAACGCGTGGCTGCGTGAACAGGACGGCAGCGGCGTCGCCCAGAACAGCTTCCACATGCAGGGCAAGGCCATCGACCTGCGGGTGCCCGGCCTGCCGTTGCGCACCCTGCAACGCGCGGCGCTCAGCCTGCGCGGGGGCGGGGTGGGCTATTACCC